In Bdellovibrio bacteriovorus, the genomic window CATTCTTCTTCATATCGTAAGTGCTCATGACACGATAAAGATTATCGTTAAATCCTAGCTGAGGAGCTCGGAAACCAACGACATCATCTTTTTGAAAAAGAAGATCAATGTAGCCGTTCGGGGTGGTTCCCATGTTATTGTAGGTAAAAAGGTTTTTAATGATATCATCAAACTGCGCGAATTCAGAAACCCATTGTCTTTCAGTCCACGTCTGCCCATTATAATGCCCGACGGTGTGCGACGCTATTTCGTGCCCCTCATAAAAGGCCTCGTTCATCTGATCTACACGCAAGGCCACGTCTTTATTGTTATCTCCCCAACCAATATTGGAAGTTCCCGCTTTCTCCTTATGAGGAGCATGATAGTGGCGCTTGGAAGACCATTCCTCGGTCAAAAGATAAGAAGGATTGATAAAGAACGTAAACTTCACATCAGCGCCAGTTTTGGCTTTGTAGGATTTCGAAAAATCACGAGAATACTGCCAAACATCATTATTATAAGAGCCGTCAAAAGCTAAAAGAACGAATTGTGGCGGTCTTTCAATGGCTTTGGATTGAGCCGCAGCAAAATGTGGCGCAACCATAGATAAAGCGACAAGGCCATTGACCAAAAGATTCTTTTTCTTTCCCATGACTTCTCCCTATTAATAAAAACTGATTTGATTCAAACCTCATGATTGCAACCCACATGCCCGGCCCAAGTGGCCAGGAGCCCAAAGCCATCGTCTGATCTTTTGACAGGAGCCCTTCTGCGCCCTCGGATCTCAGAATGAGACGCGAGAAAATTCACCATCCTTAAGGGATTTTAAAATAAAGCTTGTTAATACCCCCCACCCCTGGCACAACCAGGACCGTTGTTTTTTGACCTGGTTTGTAAGAGGTTGGCTTATGGCTCCTGAAATGGCCGTTTCCTATGTCGTCGGATGGATTCCCTCTGCGGCGGTGACGGGACTGCATTTCTACCTGCACCGTAAAAAAGTGCGCTCGCGCCCCTACCAGCAACTGCAAAAAAATCTGCGAAAAGTGAACCTAGTTTGGCGCGAATCCCGCGCAGATATGGAACCCTTCGCCGAAGGCAAAGAAGAACGTGACTTGGCTTTATACGAAAAGAATTTGCTACTTATGGGTACCTTCTTCTTTTTCTTAAGCTGGGCCGGATTTGTTTTTAATTTAATTATACTCGTTTCAATGCACAAGCTGGCGGTCAGCCGGAAAGAGCAAAAGATCTTTGCTAGTCCCCTGACTGAAAGAGACCTTGAGGCAAAAGACATCGAGACCATCCTTAAGGAGCAGACATGAACTCTAGAATCCCCGTCATTCAACAATCAGCAAAATGGATCGTCGTAAACAAGCCTGTTGGCATTTCCGTGCACAACGAAACTAGCGACTTGCGTGCTGTACTAAAAAAACAACTTCGTCCTGGCAGCTTTGACGATGTTTACCCTGTTCACCGTTTAGATAAAGAAACATCGGGCGTGCTCATGGTAGCGCTTGAAGCCGAAACTGCTTCAGAGCTGGCTGAGAAATTCCAGAAAAAAGAAACGGCAAAATCTTATTACGCCATCTTGCGTGGCAGCCTTCCGGCTTCTGAAAAATGGCAAACTTGGGATTTCCCAATCTCTGACAAAGCTGAAGGACGTAAAAACCCCCAAGGTCTTTTAAAAGACCGCGTGGCTGCGAAAACCAAGTACCGTGTGGTTCAATCAAACAAATACTTCTCTTTGGTGGAAGTGGATCTTTTAACGGGTCGCCAACATCAAATCCGCAAACACGCGGCTTTAGCGGGCAACCCGATCGTGGGCGATCCTCGATACAATGATGGCAAGTACAACGAAAAAATGGCCGAGATCTATGGCGATGAACGCATGTACCTCCACGCGTTCAAACTGAGCATCCAAGTTTCTGGCAAAGTTCAGACGTTTGACACACCGATGCCTCAGTCGTTCAAAGCTCTTCTTAAGTAATTCATTTTGCTGCACCAGTGCTACCTACGTAGGTAGCACTGGTGCAGCATTTTTTTTAGGCGACTCTGGCACAATTTACTGCCGCGCTGGCGGCGGTTTAGGATTACAAAACTACATTCGTTGATAAGAAGCGCGAACTGTCTTGATGCAAGATCTTTTGAATGACTTGCTTGCCGTTCGCATCTTGCTTGGCTGCGACCATGCAGCGAATGCTAAACGCTCTGAGCGCATCAAACACACTTAATGTTCCTTCAGCAGAATTCTTACGGCCCGTGAATGGATACACATCGGGCCCGCGCTGACATTGGCTATTGATATTAATACGACATACTTGATTGCTTAGATGATCAATCATTTCGCCCATTTTTTCTGGGTCTTCACCGAACAGACTGGCTTGGTTTCCATAAGGGGAATTGATGATGTACTCTTCGACTTCCTGCATGTCTTCAAATTCACGAATTGGTACTACCGGACCAAATTGCTCTTCGTGCGCCACTCGAGAATCTAAACTGACATTGGCCAATACTGCGGGGAAAAATAATTGTCCCACAACTTTACCGCCACGCTCGGGATTGCAAAGAACCGCCCCTTTACTGACGGCATCTTCAATCAGACCCGTTAAGTACGCAGCCTTATTTACATCCGGCAACGGAGTGATAGAAACGCCCGGCTCCCAAGGCAGACCTGCGACCAATCCATTTACTTTTTGTACAAATTTTTCGGTGAATTCTTTAGCGATTTTTTTATGCACAAAAATCATCTTAAGGGCCGTACAGCGCTGACCATTAAACGACAATGAACCGCGCACACATTCCGCCACGGCTAAATCAATGTTCGCTTCTTCCATGATGATGGCCGGATTTTTGGCCTCTAAACTTAAAATACTGCGAAAGCTTGAGGGTCTGGGATGGGCCACTTTAATTTGATTAGCGACTTTGCTTGAACCGATAAAGGCTAAGACATCGATTTTCCCAGTTTGCACCGCCGGTCCCACAATATCGCGCCCTTGACCGTTAATAACGTTCACCACACCCGCTGGGAATGAATCTTTAAACACTTTTAAAAGCGGCTCCCATAAAAGCTGCCCGTAACGAGCTAGCTTCACGACCACCGTGTTTCCCATAATCAATGCTGGAATTAAAGTCGTGAAAGTTTCATTCAATGGATAATTAAATGGCCCCATACACAAAGTCACACCTAGAGGAGCTCGGCGAATCTGCGCCATCACGCCGCCAGAAAATTTAAATCCGCTGGATTCACGATCTAGGTTTTTTACTTCATTAACCGTGTCATCAATGTACTGAATGGTACGATCAAATTCACCTTGAGCATCCGCCCAAGTCTTGCCGATTTCCCACATCAACAAACGACAAATCAATTCACGTTCTTCCAGCATTCCATTGCGAAATTTGATAACTCCTTGGATGCGATCTTCCATCCGCGCGGAGGGCCACTCACCTAATCCACGTGCCCAGGCTTTTGAAGCCGCATCGACAGCTTCCTTGATAACTTCCACACTGACGTGAGGAGTGGTGCCTAGTTGCACTTCACCGCTTTCACGATGGCAGGTTGAAAAAACAGGGATCGAGTCAAAACCCTTATCGCGGATTTCGCCGCCAATAAGGATACGACCATTCATTTTCGGAACTTGAGGGAATTCGGGCAATTGCATTTTCATTTTGATTTCTCTTGTGTGAGGTTAAAGACACTTAAGTAAAAGACTGAAAAAACGGACTGTCAATCTTCACCAAGACCCGTTAGACTTTCATTTAACAAAGGATGGAAGTCCATGTGTCAGCTCCTTGCCATGAACTGTAATACGCCCACCGACATCTGCTTTTCTTTTACCGGGTTTCAGGCCCGTGGAGGGCGTACCGACGTCCATCAAGATGGCTGGGGCATCGCCTTTTTTGAAGGTCGAGGTGTGAGGGTGTTTTTAGATGCACAAGCCTCAGCCCATTCCCCGATTGCCGAACTTGTTCGTCAGTACCCCATTAAATCAAAAACTGTCGTCGCTCACATACGTAAGGCAACCCAAGGGATTGTCGCCTTAGAGAACACCCATCCTTTTATGCGCGAGCTTTGGGGACGCTATTGGATCTTTGCCCACAATGGAAATCTGGTGAATTTTGAGCCTGAACTTGATGGCACTTTTCTTCCCGTAGGGGACACCGACAGTGAGAAGGTTTTTTGTTATATCATGCAAGAACTTCGATTGCGTCACGGCGATCAAATGCCTAACAACGAAGCTTTATTTGCAACGATTGCCGAACTCACATTACACATTGGCCAATGTGGCGAGTTTAATTTCTTATTTTCAAATGATCAGGTCTTGATGGTGCATGCATCCACCAATTTGACTTATATCATTCGCAAAGCACCGTTTGCGACCGCGCACTTAAAAGACCAGGACATGTCGGTGGACTTTACTCACGTGACGACAAGCACGGATAAGGTGGCTGTCATTGCCACCACACCGCTGACCGAAAACGAATCATGGACGCGCTTAGAGCCGGGCACGCTTTGCCTGTTTGCCGAAGGCGACTTGCAGGCCAGCGTAAAAACCATCGCGGGCCCTGCGGAAAAAATAAAATAGCTATTTTTTGGCGGGAGTCAGTTTACTGTCCAGTTTTGACAAGAAACTGGACACTAAGTCTTCGCGCTCTTGCCCTGACACCGGACGAACACCTAAAGGAAATTCCGTGTAGAGTTCTTTGGGAATCTCTAACAAAAATCTAGAAGGAGCCACGGGGCGAACAACGCCGTTTTTTTTTCGTTGCTGACAACGAGTCATCACCAGACGCTGCTTGGCGCGAGTCACCCCCACATAAAAAAGCCGGCGTTCTTCGTCGATATCTGAACCCAAATTTTTATGCGGCAAAAGGTCTTCTTCTAATCCGGCTAAAATCACGATCGGAAACTCCAAACCCTTAGACGCATGCAAAGTCATAAGCTGCACCTTGTTTTGGTCTTCCTCTTCCCCGCCCATGTCATCACGTAAAAGCATGGCATCGATAAAGGATTTAATGCTGTCGACATCATAAGAGCGCTTGCCCAAATAAGAATCTAAGATCCGTCCCAGGATTTCAACGACCATCCATTTTTTTTCAGCACTCGCGGGATCTGCGGCGGTGCCATACACGTATTCGCGATAGCCGATACCTTGAAAGATTTCAACCATCTTGGCACCTGGTGAAGAGCCGATGTTATAATCTAAAATATTTTTGGGAAGGTCTTCGATAAACTTCATCAGATTATCAATCGACTCTCCGGCTTTATCTTGCACTTCAGCTTCTTTCCAGAAACGACAAGCATCGACAAAGTTTATGCGTTTTTTTAAAGCAAATTCCGAAAGCTTTTCAATCGTCGTATCGCCAATTCCTCGAGAAGGAACATTGATGATCCGACGCAAAGACACTTCATTGGGTGCCAAAGACTGTTTTAAATATGCCATGAGATCTTTGATCTCTCGACGGTCAAAGATCGAAGTTCCGCCCGTGATGGTGTACGGAATATTCGCACGACGTAATGAGGACTCAATCAGCCCCCCTTGCGTGTTGGAACGATATAAAACGGCAAAGTCTTTCAACTTATGCCCTTGACGTTGAAAGTGATGAATTTCACTGACCACGAACTCACATTCGTCTTCTTCACGCTCTAAAAGGAACATTTCAGGCATCACGCCCGTGCTTTCGGCAATTTCGGCGCGCAAGACTTTTCCATGACGATTTTTATTCTTAGAAATGGCGGCATTGGCCACGGCCAAGATCTCTGCCGAAGAACGATAATTTCTTTCAAGCATGATCACTTCACACTTTGCATGTTCTTTCGGGAAATTCAGGATGTTCTTAATTTCCGCCCCACGCCAGCCATAAATTGACTGATCATCATCACCTACGACGGCAATGTTTTGATGAGGCTTGATAATTTGATTGATCAAATCCATTTGCATGCGATTGGTGTCTTGAAATTCATCCACCATTACTTGCGTGAACATGCTCTGTACTTTTTCTAAGATATCCGGATTTTCCTTAAACAAAGTTAAAGGCTTAATCAAAAGACCTTCAAAATCCACAACGCCTAAGTGTTCTAAGCGCTTCGCAAACTTAGGCGCTAAGACTTCGGCCATTTCGTGGTATTCATCAAAGGCCTCCACCGCCGGAGCAATCCCGGTGCGACGATCATTGATCATTGATAGAATTTTATCGATATCAAATTTATCTTTGCCCGAGTTTTTAACGTCTTTAAGCAAGTCTTTTAAAATTGCGTTGCAATCGCTTTGATCCACGATTCCAAAGTACGGTGAAAGACCGGCATGTTTATGAAAACGACGCAGAATTTGCAATCCAAACGAGTGGAAAGTGCCTGCCCACAGCCCCTTGCCGGTACTGCCAAGCTTGACTCCCACTCGGTGTTTTAATTCGCGTGCGGCTTTATTGGTGAAGGTTAACACGCAGATCTCTTGGGCTTGGGCCACGCGTTCGGAAATAAGTCTTCCCGTGCGAGAAACCAAGACCGTCGTTTTCCCTGAACCCGCGCCTGCCAAAATAAGCAAAGGGCCGTAATTATGCTTTACGGCCTTTTGTTGCTCGGGGTTTAACCCCTTAAGCCAATCCATTTAAATCCTAACAAATCAAAAAACTAAAACGACTAAACGCGGTTGTGGATCAGGGTACGAACTTCGTCTTCAAAGACGACTTCGATTTTATCTGACATCGCGTCTTTGATGAAACCCAAACCAAATTTTGGATGTTGAAGTTTCGTGTTCTTTTCGAACTTGCCCTTCATGTTGTATGTGTTGGTCGCCGCACCTTCGTTTGACATCAACATTTCATACTCATTTTTGTGGCTTGATTTACGTGAGTTCATTGTTTGTTCACGTTTTTTCGCCGCCGCGCCCGTCAACGGTTTGCCCGTTTTAGTTTGCGCTTTAGGAAGAGAGTATGTCTTCTGTGAACCACAGATTTCACATTTGATTTTTGCCGACGTCGCTGTCGTATGCGCTAATACCACGTGGTATCTGTCAGCATCGCATTTCTTACAAAATGCAAAAAAAGATTTCGCGACGGGTGGCAAGGTATTCATCGTCATTTGTTTCTTCCTATCTAGTATTGTTGTTTCAAACTATAAATCATTAATTTTTCGTCTAACTTTTTCTGCGCGATTTCACGAGCACTTAAATAAAAAGGCCCTTCTTCGCGTTCAATACGCTTTTGAAAATCAAGCATGCTCTGCTCGTCTTTCGGGTCGATAAAACGTCCCGTCGGACCGTAATTTTCTAAAAACGCATAGTCTTCTTCTTTGGTGAAGAACTTTTCCCACACTTGCGTGTTCACCTGCACACGGTAAGTGACCGTGGTTGCGTGCGAGTGCACCGGCGCATAGGCCCCGATGATTTCCATATGGCCGAAATTCGAGTGCAGTCTTAATGCCGGGCTTCCCCACTGGGTCATGCCCGAGCATTGCTCCACGTTGGCATACCACAACCCAAAAGCCTTCGATAAAAATCCAAGACCGTAAAGACCCTGTCCTTCGGGCAATAAAGAATTGATGGAAGTTAAATTGTGCGCAACCCACTCGCCCTTATGCATGGTCGGAATGATGATGAACAAAGACAACGGAACCCAATCCATATCATCCAACGACGTGACTTCTTTTAAAACCTTTGAACTTTGCACGGGAGAATTAATCGCCGGAAACTTTTTGGGATCTAAAACTTCACGCATCGCCGGCGTTAATGCGGACGGACGAGCCGCAAAGCCCGCCACAAATCCTGGCATCACCGCACAGTCGTAAAACACCCAACGAGGCATCGCCATGTTAGAAGGTCCAAAAGCACGTGCTTCCAGTGAATAGATACGATCGGCAAAAGCCAGCTCTGGAATATCCAATGGATCTTTCATCACTGGCGATTTATTAAACCAATTCAAGCGATGCGCGGAACCCGGGTGAGCAATCTGGTTTTCCGGACGCACGAATACGTAAGGACGTATATCGTCGTTTTCCATCCAGCTCGCTTTGCTCAACAATGGGTTCAAGGGCATCTCCTTCTAGCGGGGACCAGTCATATCTTCGGGTCTTACAATCTTATCAAATTGCTCGCCCGTGAGGAGTCCAAGATTGATGGCTTCTTCGCGGAGTGTTGTGCCGTTTTTATGAGCAGTTTTAGCAATTTTGGCTGCATTATCGTAGCCAATGTGAGGATTCAAAGACGTCACCAGCATTAATGACTGTTCAACGTGTTTTTGGATTTGCTTTTTATTGGCTTCAATACCCGAAACACAGTGATCAGTGAACGATTCACAGGCGTCGGCAATCAAGCGAATTGAGTTTAACACGTTAAACACAATCAGTGGCTTAAAGACGTTCAGTTCAAAATGGCCGTTAGAACCGCCGACAGAAACGGCGACGTTATTCCCCATCACTTGGGCACAGACCATGGTCATAGCTTCGCTTTGAGTGGGGTTTACTTTCCCCGGCATGATCGAGCTGCCCGGTTCATTTTCTGGAAGGTTTAATTCACCGATACCTGAACGAGGTCCAGATCCCAACAAACGAATGTCATTGGCGATTTTCATCAAAGACACTGCGGCCGAGTTCAACGCGCCACTGACTTCGACCAAAGCATCATGAGACGCCAAGGCTTCGAATTTATTTTCAGCAGAAACAAACGGAATCTTAGTTTCTTTAGCAATTGCTTCTGCGGCTTGAACCGCGAATTTTGGATGCGTGTTTAGACCCGTTCCAACAGCGGTGCCACCCAATGCCAGTTCATGTAAGTGCGGCAAGGTGTTTTTCACGCGTTGAATGGCATGTTTCATTTGTGTCGCGTAACCAGAAAACTCTTGTCCCAAAGTCAATGGTGTTGCGTCCATCAAATGAGTGCGACCGATTTTAACGATATCTTTGAATTCGTTTTGTTTTACGACGAGAGCTTTATGCAGCTTTTCCATCATTGGAATTAAACGATGATGAACTTGTTCCGCGACGGCAATGTGCATGGCTGTTGGGAAGGTGTCGTTGGAAGATTGGCCTTTGTTCACATCGTCATTGGGGTGAATGTCTTTGCTTGGAAGATTTAAACCCATCATGTTCATCGCGCGATTAGCGATAACTTCATTGGCATTCATATTTGTCTGCGTGCCCGAGCCTGTTTGCCATACCACTAGTGGAAAGTGCGCATCTAATTTCCCGGCAATCACTTCATCTGCGGCCGCCACGATGACTTCCGCTTTTTTACCATCAAGCAAGTTCAAGCTTTGATTGGTTAAAGCCGCACATTTTTTTAAAATACCTAAAGCACGAATCATCTCACGCGGAAAACGATCCCCACCGATTTTAAAGTTTTGAGTGGATCGCTGTGTTTGAGCTCCCCAAAATTTATCTGCAGGAACCTGAACATCACCCATGGTGTCTTTTTCAATACGGAAATTCTGTGTTGTCATAAAATCCTCTTTAAGGTCTTTTTAAAAAATTAAAATCTATCTTCGCGCCACTTGTCCAACGTGAGCTTGGTCCGTGGGATAAATAACGAGCTCTTGAATATTCACATGAGCTGGTCTTGCCACACACCACGCAATCGTTTCCGCGATATCGGAAGCTGAAAGTGGTGTCATACCCTCATAAACTTTGTCGGCTTTAGCTTGATCTCCAAGACGGACGACAGAAAATTCCGTATTCACCATACCGGGCTCGATATTGGTAACGCGAATTTTTGTTCCCAGAAGATCCATACGCAGACCTTCTGAAAGGGCTCTGACAGCGAATTTGCTAGCACAATACACCCCGCCCCCCGGGTAAGTCCATCTTCCTGCAACAGAACCTAGATTGACAATGTGTCCTGAATTTTTCTGCACCAAATAGGGCAAAATCCCGCGAGTCATGTAAAGGAGCCCTTTGACGTTGGTGTCGATCATCGTGTCCCAGTCCTCTAAGCTCGCCTCTTGCATTTTCTCAATCCCCTTTGCAAGACCTGCGTTATTGACCAGCAGCTCCAGCTTTTTCAGGGTTGGGTCATGGGTCTTTAAGAAGCTTGCGACCTCTTCCTTAGACGTCAGATCAAAACAGGCCGTTTCCACCGAAATTTGCGGGAACTCTTTTGTGAGAATGCTTTTTAATTCTTTCAATTTTTCTTCGCGCCGACCGGTCGCTAAAATTGAAAAACCCGCTGCGGCCAGTGACTTGGCGGTGGCCCAACCGATACCGGCGGTCGCCCCTGTGATTAAAGCCCATTTTGACATGAAAAACCTCGTTCAAAAACGATATCAGCCCAAGGCGCAAATGGGAAAAATTTCCGACTTGATGCGCCGCCCACAAGTCTGGTATGAAAGCCCTATGAAATGCCCTTGTGGATCTAACAAAGAATATGCCGCCTGCTGTGGACTTTTTCACTCTGGAGAAGCCCAAGCCCCTACTGCCGAACAACTCATGCGCTCACGTTACGCCGCGTTTGTTAAAAACGACATGACGTATTTGCAAGAGACAACCGACCCGCAAACTTTGACCTCTATCGATGAAGAGGCCAATAGAGAATGGGCCGAGCACGCGCAGTTTAAAAAATTAGAGATCCTTAGCGCCGAAGAAAAAGGCACTAAAGGCATTGTCGAATTTAAAGCCCACTATGCCCTGGATGGCGAAGACTATATTCACCACGAGATCAGCACTTTCCGCAAACAAGCCGGTCAATGGTTTTTTAAATCCGGCAAAATCAAAGAAGAAAAGCCCGAGAAAGCAAAGTCATGAAATACTGGTTGATGAAATCGGAACCCGACGTTTTTTCGATTGATAACTTAAAAAAAGACAAAACCACATGGTGGGAAGGTGTGCGCAATTATCAAGCACGCAACTTTATGAAAGACATGCAAGTGGGTGATGAAGTTTTATTTTATCACTCTAATGCTGAACCCCCGGGAGTGGCGGGAATCGCAAAAGTTTCTAAATTAGCCGAACCCGATGCAGCCCAATTTGATAAAAAATCTGAATATCATGACCCAAAAGCCACCAAAGAAAAACCCATCTGGTTTTGTGTGCAAGTGGCTTTTGTGGAAAAGTTTGATGAAGTCATCTCGTTAGCTGACTTGCGTGGTAACGACAAATTGCAGGACATGCTGGTCCTGCAAAAGGGCTCACGCCTCAGTGTGCAGCCGGTTGAAAAAAAGCACTTCGACCTTGTAAAAAAAATGGCGGCGGCTAGCGCGCGCGAGTCCGCAGAGCGTAAGGCCAGCGGCCTGAAGCTGAAGCAGTAGGAAATCTATGAAACTGTTTTTAGCTCCGATGGAAGGTGTTGTTGATTGGGTTATGCGTGATACGCTGACTCGTATTGGCGGCATTGATCAATGCGTGACGGAATTTTTACGCGTCACGGATCGTCTTCATCCGGAGATGGTTTTTTATAAAAACTGTCCAGAACTAAAAACCGGTTCAAGAACCCGCTGGGGCACACCTGTTTTTGTGCAACTGTTGGGCGGCCAAGCCGAACCCTTAGCCATAAATGCCCAACGAGCCGCCAAACTGGGAGCTTTGGGAATTGATCTTAACTTTGGCTGCCCGGCTAAAACCGTAAATCGTCATGACGGCGGCGCAAGTCTTTTAAAATCCTGTGATCGCGTGCATACAATTGTTAAAACCGTGCGTGATGCCGTTCCGGCCCATGTTCCGGTCACGGCCAAAATTCGCTTAGGATTTGATGATCCCACAAAATGTATTGAAATTGCTCAAGCCGTTGAAGAGGCTGGTGCCACTTGGCTGACCGTCCACTGCCGCACGAAAACCGATGGTTACAAACCACCCGCTTATTGGGAATGGATTCCGCGTATCAAAGAAAACGTGAAAATGAAAATCATCGCAAACGGCGAAATCTGGAATGTCGCGGATTTTTATCGCTGTGTTGAAGTCACACAATGTGAAGACTATATGGTCGGCCGAGGTGTGATGAGCAATCCCTATATCTTCCGTCAAATCAAACAGTCTCTGCACGACCAAGAAGTGGAAGAAATGAACTGGGCCCGCGCCAAAGCTCTTTTACCGCAGTTTTTTGAATCTAGTACTTTGTATATTAACGACTATTTTGCGGTGTCTAGAACCAAACAATGGATGAAGGCTTTATCGCTAAAAAACCAAGAGGCTAAGTCGGTCTTTGATGAAATCAAGGTCTTAAAAAAACCTGTCGAGTTTCGCGAAAAATTAGAATTTATCTGTCAGTAAGAATTTATTTATGTTGTTCGGAAAGCATCTTTTCAATTTTATCTAAGCGCGCTTTCATCTCTTGGTTTTCTTTTTTGAGCTCCGCATTTTCCGCTTTCACAGAGGCAATCTCTCGGGATTGGGCATCAGTGATTTTTAAAATCTCCTTGATAGATTCAATCACGGGGGCAATTAAATTCGCATAACTTACCGCCAAGAAGCCTTGATCATTTTTTTTCACGGCCTCAGGGAATACTTTTTCCACATCTTGCGCGATCAGACCGACTTCATGGCCCGCGCCATTTTTTTTCTGATCTTTCCAATCATAGTAAATACCCTGAAGAGACGTGATCTTTTCTAAGGCATCCGCCGAATTTATTTTTTCAATATTTGTTTTTAAGCGAATATCGGAAGTTTGCGTGAAACCACCCGGTGCATTGACCACGCCCGTTTGGTAAATAGACACCAGAGACGATCCCCCAAATCCACCCGAAGTTCCGCCCGAGCCAAGAATCAACGTGGCTCCGTTNNNNNNNNNNNNNNNNNNNNNNNNNNNNNNNNNNNNNNNNNNNNNNNNNNNNNNNNNNNNNNNNNNNNNNNNNNNNNNNNNNNNNNNNNNNNNNNNNNNNNNNNNNNNNNNNNNNNNNNNNNNNNNNNNNNNNNNNNNNNNNNNNNNNNNNNNNNNNNNNNNNNNNNNNNNNNNNNNNNNNNNNNNNNNNNNNNNNNNNNNNNCCAACCGCACTAGGACCACCGCCGGAAGAATATAAACTCCAACTTCTTCCACTCGCTATATTGTTGATCATCTGAAAGCCAATTGAATTTGCCGAGGAACCTACCGAACGAATTCCGTTAGAATTCGAAGAAGCCACCTCAAAATTCGTGGTGGGGTTGGTCGTTCCGACACCGACAAGTCCACTGGAAGTAATCGTCATTGCTTCGGCATAAGAGGAAGCTCCATTGGGCACAACGGTGAACATAAGATTAGCGCCCGCATTAGAGGCCGAGTGATTTTCGGTCGCAACCGAGATCATGCCCGCACCGAAATTAGAATTATGGTTGCGCATTTGGAATGAGCCCATAATATCGTTGTTCTGCGCATAGGTTGGCGACGTGTAAGTCCCTCGCGATCTTACAGTATAAATATTTGGATTTGCTGATGACGAGGCGACATAGTTAAGAACATCATTCCAGTCGTTAGCAATGACGGCGAGGCGTCCGTCAGCCACGGTTAATTTGTCCGAGGGATAATCTGTTCCGATCCCGATGCGACCGCCGGAGTCTATTGTCATACGACGGGTGTTTGAGACCGCATCCCAAAGATAAAAGGTTTGCTCCCCGGCTCCGGCAGG contains:
- a CDS encoding RluA family pseudouridine synthase: MNSRIPVIQQSAKWIVVNKPVGISVHNETSDLRAVLKKQLRPGSFDDVYPVHRLDKETSGVLMVALEAETASELAEKFQKKETAKSYYAILRGSLPASEKWQTWDFPISDKAEGRKNPQGLLKDRVAAKTKYRVVQSNKYFSLVEVDLLTGRQHQIRKHAALAGNPIVGDPRYNDGKYNEKMAEIYGDERMYLHAFKLSIQVSGKVQTFDTPMPQSFKALLK
- a CDS encoding aldehyde dehydrogenase family protein; the protein is MKMQLPEFPQVPKMNGRILIGGEIRDKGFDSIPVFSTCHRESGEVQLGTTPHVSVEVIKEAVDAASKAWARGLGEWPSARMEDRIQGVIKFRNGMLEERELICRLLMWEIGKTWADAQGEFDRTIQYIDDTVNEVKNLDRESSGFKFSGGVMAQIRRAPLGVTLCMGPFNYPLNETFTTLIPALIMGNTVVVKLARYGQLLWEPLLKVFKDSFPAGVVNVINGQGRDIVGPAVQTGKIDVLAFIGSSKVANQIKVAHPRPSSFRSILSLEAKNPAIIMEEANIDLAVAECVRGSLSFNGQRCTALKMIFVHKKIAKEFTEKFVQKVNGLVAGLPWEPGVSITPLPDVNKAAYLTGLIEDAVSKGAVLCNPERGGKVVGQLFFPAVLANVSLDSRVAHEEQFGPVVPIREFEDMQEVEEYIINSPYGNQASLFGEDPEKMGEMIDHLSNQVCRININSQCQRGPDVYPFTGRKNSAEGTLSVFDALRAFSIRCMVAAKQDANGKQVIQKILHQDSSRFLSTNVVL
- a CDS encoding class II glutamine amidotransferase; the protein is MCQLLAMNCNTPTDICFSFTGFQARGGRTDVHQDGWGIAFFEGRGVRVFLDAQASAHSPIAELVRQYPIKSKTVVAHIRKATQGIVALENTHPFMRELWGRYWIFAHNGNLVNFEPELDGTFLPVGDTDSEKVFCYIMQELRLRHGDQMPNNEALFATIAELTLHIGQCGEFNFLFSNDQVLMVHASTNLTYIIRKAPFATAHLKDQDMSVDFTHVTTSTDKVAVIATTPLTENESWTRLEPGTLCLFAEGDLQASVKTIAGPAEKIK
- a CDS encoding ATP-dependent helicase translates to MDWLKGLNPEQQKAVKHNYGPLLILAGAGSGKTTVLVSRTGRLISERVAQAQEICVLTFTNKAARELKHRVGVKLGSTGKGLWAGTFHSFGLQILRRFHKHAGLSPYFGIVDQSDCNAILKDLLKDVKNSGKDKFDIDKILSMINDRRTGIAPAVEAFDEYHEMAEVLAPKFAKRLEHLGVVDFEGLLIKPLTLFKENPDILEKVQSMFTQVMVDEFQDTNRMQMDLINQIIKPHQNIAVVGDDDQSIYGWRGAEIKNILNFPKEHAKCEVIMLERNYRSSAEILAVANAAISKNKNRHGKVLRAEIAESTGVMPEMFLLEREEDECEFVVSEIHHFQRQGHKLKDFAVLYRSNTQGGLIESSLRRANIPYTITGGTSIFDRREIKDLMAYLKQSLAPNEVSLRRIINVPSRGIGDTTIEKLSEFALKKRINFVDACRFWKEAEVQDKAGESIDNLMKFIEDLPKNILDYNIGSSPGAKMVEIFQGIGYREYVYGTAADPASAEKKWMVVEILGRILDSYLGKRSYDVDSIKSFIDAMLLRDDMGGEEEDQNKVQLMTLHASKGLEFPIVILAGLEEDLLPHKNLGSDIDEERRLFYVGVTRAKQRLVMTRCQQRKKNGVVRPVAPSRFLLEIPKELYTEFPLGVRPVSGQEREDLVSSFLSKLDSKLTPAKK
- the fumC gene encoding class II fumarate hydratase, which produces MTTQNFRIEKDTMGDVQVPADKFWGAQTQRSTQNFKIGGDRFPREMIRALGILKKCAALTNQSLNLLDGKKAEVIVAAADEVIAGKLDAHFPLVVWQTGSGTQTNMNANEVIANRAMNMMGLNLPSKDIHPNDDVNKGQSSNDTFPTAMHIAVAEQVHHRLIPMMEKLHKALVVKQNEFKDIVKIGRTHLMDATPLTLGQEFSGYATQMKHAIQRVKNTLPHLHELALGGTAVGTGLNTHPKFAVQAAEAIAKETKIPFVSAENKFEALASHDALVEVSGALNSAAVSLMKIANDIRLLGSGPRSGIGELNLPENEPGSSIMPGKVNPTQSEAMTMVCAQVMGNNVAVSVGGSNGHFELNVFKPLIVFNVLNSIRLIADACESFTDHCVSGIEANKKQIQKHVEQSLMLVTSLNPHIGYDNAAKIAKTAHKNGTTLREEAINLGLLTGEQFDKIVRPEDMTGPR